A part of Brassica rapa cultivar Chiifu-401-42 chromosome A05, CAAS_Brap_v3.01, whole genome shotgun sequence genomic DNA contains:
- the LOC103870151 gene encoding protein DELAY OF GERMINATION 1 isoform X2 gives MSQETAIESFKKFQHTWIGQLQHHLNHLRSVQNHHRNSATGDEERLREAVQRVMELCREYHRAKLATTEKDVVGVMAAPWSSALERSLHWVGDWRPTTLFHLVYTESSILFESRIVDILRGFRTGDLSDLSPSQFRKVSELQCETVKEENAITEELSEWQDDASELVMGTVSNLDQRIRRLAEIVHRADDLRLRTITGVVELLSPLQQAEFLIAAAELRRGVSGWGSSHDRRRSANV, from the exons ATGAGCCAAGAGACAGCGATAGAGAGCTTCAAGAAATTTCAACACACATGGATAGGGCAGCTACAACACCACCTCAACCACCTGCGCTCCGTCCAAAACCACCACCGCAACTCTGCTACCGGTGACGAGGAACGGCTGAGGGAAGCGGTGCAGAGAGTGATGGAACTTTGTAGAGAGTACCACAGGGCGAAGTTGGCCACGACGGAGAAAGATGTGGTCGGAGTTATGGCTGCTCCTTGGTCTTCGGCTCTTGAACGGTCACTCCATTGGGTTGGTGATTGGCGACCAACTACCTTGTTTCATCTGGTTTACACCGAGTCTAGTATTTTGTTTGAGTCTCGTATCGTTGATATTCTCCGGGGGTTTCGTACCGGTGATCTCAGTGATCTATCTCCTTCTCAATTCAG GAAGGTGAGTGAGCTACAATGCGAGACGGTAAAGGAAGAGAATGCGATAACGGAAGAGTTATCAGAGTGGCAAGACGACGCGAGCGAGCTCGTCATGGGAACTGTGTCGAATCTCGACCAGAGGATACGACGGCTAGCAGAGATCGTTCATCGAGCCGATGATCTCCGACTGAGAACGATCACAGGTGTGGTGGAGCTCCTAAGTCCGCTGCAACAAGCCGAGTTTCTCATTGCTGCGGCTGAGCTTCGTAGGGGGGTTTCTGGTTGGGGGAGTAGCCACGACCGTCGTCGAAGTGCCAACGTCTAA
- the LOC103870151 gene encoding protein DELAY OF GERMINATION 1 isoform X1: MSQETAIESFKKFQHTWIGQLQHHLNHLRSVQNHHRNSATGDEERLREAVQRVMELCREYHRAKLATTEKDVVGVMAAPWSSALERSLHWVGDWRPTTLFHLVYTESSILFESRIVDILRGFRTGDLSDLSPSQFRFKFVKGRKVSELQCETVKEENAITEELSEWQDDASELVMGTVSNLDQRIRRLAEIVHRADDLRLRTITGVVELLSPLQQAEFLIAAAELRRGVSGWGSSHDRRRSANV, encoded by the exons ATGAGCCAAGAGACAGCGATAGAGAGCTTCAAGAAATTTCAACACACATGGATAGGGCAGCTACAACACCACCTCAACCACCTGCGCTCCGTCCAAAACCACCACCGCAACTCTGCTACCGGTGACGAGGAACGGCTGAGGGAAGCGGTGCAGAGAGTGATGGAACTTTGTAGAGAGTACCACAGGGCGAAGTTGGCCACGACGGAGAAAGATGTGGTCGGAGTTATGGCTGCTCCTTGGTCTTCGGCTCTTGAACGGTCACTCCATTGGGTTGGTGATTGGCGACCAACTACCTTGTTTCATCTGGTTTACACCGAGTCTAGTATTTTGTTTGAGTCTCGTATCGTTGATATTCTCCGGGGGTTTCGTACCGGTGATCTCAGTGATCTATCTCCTTCTCAATTCAG gTTTAAATTTGTCAAAGGCAGGAAGGTGAGTGAGCTACAATGCGAGACGGTAAAGGAAGAGAATGCGATAACGGAAGAGTTATCAGAGTGGCAAGACGACGCGAGCGAGCTCGTCATGGGAACTGTGTCGAATCTCGACCAGAGGATACGACGGCTAGCAGAGATCGTTCATCGAGCCGATGATCTCCGACTGAGAACGATCACAGGTGTGGTGGAGCTCCTAAGTCCGCTGCAACAAGCCGAGTTTCTCATTGCTGCGGCTGAGCTTCGTAGGGGGGTTTCTGGTTGGGGGAGTAGCCACGACCGTCGTCGAAGTGCCAACGTCTAA
- the LOC103869980 gene encoding protein GRAVITROPIC IN THE LIGHT 1 isoform X1: MMETVKPLDVVASGKGKLRRAFVKVINVKKLTGVVPEGDKDLVKNAANLSESFDKLEEEYEKRLAMEALLAKLFATVSSIKSGYAQLQYAQSPYDPAGIQRADSLVVSELKTLSEMKQSFLKKEFDSNPDRTLVLAEIQELRSLLKTYEITGKKMECQLKLKDSEILFLKEKFQDLTSQNKLMEKRFNQSDHNSPTHFVTYLHHTVKSIRGFVKTMVQQMRFSGWDVDRAADAIQPGVYYYKRDHTCFAFEHFVCKVMFEAFHLPYFSTESSSSKSREMFLERFTELRSVKVREYIASRPKSRFSRFCRGKYLQLVHPKMEVAFFGHSHVRNQVSAGEFPETSFCGAFLEMAKRVWLLHCLAFSLEPEASIFRVSEGCRFSEVYMKSVSEECLSESEPRVAFTVVPGFRIGKTSIQCEVYLSRSKSTPDSG; this comes from the exons ATG ATGGAGACTGTGAAGCCACTGGATGTTGTTGCTTCAGGAAAAGGAAAACTCAGACGCGCGTTTGTGAAAGTCATCAACGTTAAAAAGCTAACCGGTGTGGTTCCAGAAGGTGACAAAGACTTGGTGAAGAATGCTGCAAATCTTTCAGAGTCGTTCGACAAACTCGAGGAAGAGTATGAGAAAAGACTCGCCATGGAAGCTCTTCTCGCAAAGCTCTTCGCCACGGTCTCTTCGATTAAATCAGGCTACGCGCAGCTGCAGTACGCTCAGTCACCGTACGATCCAGCTGGGATCCAGAGAGCAGACAGCTTGGTGGTGTCGGAGCTGAAGACATTGTCTGAGATGAAACAGAGTTTCTTGAAGAAGGAGTTTGATAGTAACCCCGATAGAACTCTTGTCCTCGCGGAGATTCAAGAGCTGAGAAGTTTGTTGAAGACTTACGAGATCACTGGGAAGAAGATGGAGTGTCAGTTGAAGCTTAAAGACTCTGAGATACTCTTTCTCAAAGAGAAGTTTCAAGATTTAACGAGTCAGAACAAGTTGATGGAAAAGAGATTTAACCAAAGCGATCATAATAGTCCAACTCATTTCGTTACTTATCTGCATCACACAGTCAAGTCTATCAGAGGATTCGTCAAAACAATGGTTCAGCAAATGAGATTCTCCGGCTGGGACGTGGATAGAGCAGCTGATGCGATACAGCCTGGAGTGTACTACTACAAGCGAGACCACACGTGTTTCGCCTTCGAGCATTTCGTTTGTAAAGTAATGTTCGAAGCGTTTCATCTACCTTACTTCTCAACCGAATCATCATCGAGTAAGAGCAGAGAGATGTTCTTGGAGAGGTTCACGGAGCTTAGATCGGTGAAGGTAAGAGAGTACATAGCGTCAAGGCCCAAGTCGAGATTCTCGAGGTTCTGCAGGGGTAAGTATTTGCAGCTCGTGCATCCGAAGATGGAGGTTGCCTTCTTCGGACATTCGCACGTGAGGAACCAAGTCTCTGCCGGGGAGTTTCCCGAGACGAGTTTCTGCGGTGCGTTTTTGGAGATGGCGAAACGGGTTTGGCTCTTGCATTGCCTTGCGTTCTCTTTGGAGCCCGAAGCTTCGATCTTTCGAGTTTCTGAGGGTTGTAGATTCTCGGAAGTGTACATGAAGAGCGTGTCGGAAGAGTGCTTGTCGGAATCTGAGCCGAGAGTTGCGTTTACTGTGGTTCCTGGGTTTAGAATCGGTAAGACTTCGATACAATGCGAGGTTTACCTTTCTCGTTCAAAGTCAACGCCGGACAGTGGATAG
- the LOC103869980 gene encoding protein GRAVITROPIC IN THE LIGHT 1 isoform X2 encodes METVKPLDVVASGKGKLRRAFVKVINVKKLTGVVPEGDKDLVKNAANLSESFDKLEEEYEKRLAMEALLAKLFATVSSIKSGYAQLQYAQSPYDPAGIQRADSLVVSELKTLSEMKQSFLKKEFDSNPDRTLVLAEIQELRSLLKTYEITGKKMECQLKLKDSEILFLKEKFQDLTSQNKLMEKRFNQSDHNSPTHFVTYLHHTVKSIRGFVKTMVQQMRFSGWDVDRAADAIQPGVYYYKRDHTCFAFEHFVCKVMFEAFHLPYFSTESSSSKSREMFLERFTELRSVKVREYIASRPKSRFSRFCRGKYLQLVHPKMEVAFFGHSHVRNQVSAGEFPETSFCGAFLEMAKRVWLLHCLAFSLEPEASIFRVSEGCRFSEVYMKSVSEECLSESEPRVAFTVVPGFRIGKTSIQCEVYLSRSKSTPDSG; translated from the coding sequence ATGGAGACTGTGAAGCCACTGGATGTTGTTGCTTCAGGAAAAGGAAAACTCAGACGCGCGTTTGTGAAAGTCATCAACGTTAAAAAGCTAACCGGTGTGGTTCCAGAAGGTGACAAAGACTTGGTGAAGAATGCTGCAAATCTTTCAGAGTCGTTCGACAAACTCGAGGAAGAGTATGAGAAAAGACTCGCCATGGAAGCTCTTCTCGCAAAGCTCTTCGCCACGGTCTCTTCGATTAAATCAGGCTACGCGCAGCTGCAGTACGCTCAGTCACCGTACGATCCAGCTGGGATCCAGAGAGCAGACAGCTTGGTGGTGTCGGAGCTGAAGACATTGTCTGAGATGAAACAGAGTTTCTTGAAGAAGGAGTTTGATAGTAACCCCGATAGAACTCTTGTCCTCGCGGAGATTCAAGAGCTGAGAAGTTTGTTGAAGACTTACGAGATCACTGGGAAGAAGATGGAGTGTCAGTTGAAGCTTAAAGACTCTGAGATACTCTTTCTCAAAGAGAAGTTTCAAGATTTAACGAGTCAGAACAAGTTGATGGAAAAGAGATTTAACCAAAGCGATCATAATAGTCCAACTCATTTCGTTACTTATCTGCATCACACAGTCAAGTCTATCAGAGGATTCGTCAAAACAATGGTTCAGCAAATGAGATTCTCCGGCTGGGACGTGGATAGAGCAGCTGATGCGATACAGCCTGGAGTGTACTACTACAAGCGAGACCACACGTGTTTCGCCTTCGAGCATTTCGTTTGTAAAGTAATGTTCGAAGCGTTTCATCTACCTTACTTCTCAACCGAATCATCATCGAGTAAGAGCAGAGAGATGTTCTTGGAGAGGTTCACGGAGCTTAGATCGGTGAAGGTAAGAGAGTACATAGCGTCAAGGCCCAAGTCGAGATTCTCGAGGTTCTGCAGGGGTAAGTATTTGCAGCTCGTGCATCCGAAGATGGAGGTTGCCTTCTTCGGACATTCGCACGTGAGGAACCAAGTCTCTGCCGGGGAGTTTCCCGAGACGAGTTTCTGCGGTGCGTTTTTGGAGATGGCGAAACGGGTTTGGCTCTTGCATTGCCTTGCGTTCTCTTTGGAGCCCGAAGCTTCGATCTTTCGAGTTTCTGAGGGTTGTAGATTCTCGGAAGTGTACATGAAGAGCGTGTCGGAAGAGTGCTTGTCGGAATCTGAGCCGAGAGTTGCGTTTACTGTGGTTCCTGGGTTTAGAATCGGTAAGACTTCGATACAATGCGAGGTTTACCTTTCTCGTTCAAAGTCAACGCCGGACAGTGGATAG
- the LOC103869979 gene encoding uncharacterized protein LOC103869979, translating to MSGRLRRADKGKEIATDPSQAPRTARIRIQDPDNAELMQRHSLTLIGRVTNRTAQRVWSLIPFFTDLWKAKSKPVGSDLGNGMFQFQFDSEEDLLSVLEKRPYYYGRWMVIVQRWEPTVSKNFPSPLPFWIKVQGIPVHLWTEETIQKLGEDLGVFEKMEITSSTVRMRVQVNGLLPLIKSSVIEYANGDEVTASFVYEKLDKHCPKCFRLDHDLKDCLEAKHEARALKAQEASVGNEEPERRGTHYKHRDSGSNIFHFTAQGSEHRGRQDYNRRDRQVDARDELEARRRSRSSQDTVPRRYFSEDPKRGREDYRSQDSRSSYHRDTNLHLREVSSRPRDLGRDISDKYLSRDRSLQPTRSRDRSIPGREDSPPRQSRINPTRGIPLEEVQASVPVEVFNAAVGEVREAMIQYTQCNDPTESAARKERMRRAEEEGEMEETAALMLRATLIAPTDTLQSPEQQPTAERVPAALRLGPTVQPLQGPGQDASKETGKRKPGRPPGRRTVQGSPKLIRGSTSKKRKLTQDKPPLTRRKLIPETDQRNPQKAKSKPSSSRGSRGARGARGARGANGRAEVQTNSEDQPICNLIPASSRRRKMDFQNPSSLVP from the coding sequence ATGTCTGGAAGACTTAGGAGAGCGGATAAAGGTAAAGAAATAGCTACTGACCCCTCTCAAGCCCCAAGAACTGCTCGCATCAGAATCCAAGACCCGGATAATGCTGAGCTCATGCAACGCCACTCTCTAACACTCATAGGCCGTGTTACCAACAGAACGGCGCAGCGAGTCTGGTCTCTCATCCCATTTTTCACCGATCTCTGGAAGGCAAAATCCAAACCGGTCGGCTCTGACCTAGGAAACGGAATGTTCCAGTTTCAATTTGACAGTGAGGAGGATCTACTATCGGTCTTGGAAAAAAGACCCTACTATTATGGAAGATGGATGGTTATTGTCCAGAGATGGGAACCCACGGTCTCCAAAAATTTCCCATCCCCCTTGCCTTTTTGGATTAAAGTTCAAGGAATTCCTGTACATCTATGGACAGAGGAGACAATCCAGAAACTTGGCGAAGATCTGGGTGTTTTTGAAAAGATGGAAATCACTTCATCAACGGTGAGAATGAGGGTGCAGGTTAATGGACTGCTCCCGCTAATCAAATCATCGGTGATTGAGTATGCGAATGGAGATGAAGTTACAGCGAGCTTCGTATATGAAAAGCTCGATAAGCATTGTCCTAAATGTTTCCGCTTGGATCATGACTTAAAAGATTGCTTGGAGGCCAAGCATGAAGCTAGAGCTCTTAAAGCTCAGGAAGCTAGCGTGGGAAATGAGGAACCTGAGAGAAGGGGAACGCACTACAAGCATCGCGACTCAGGTTCTAATATTTTCCATTTCACAGCTCAAGGATCAGAGCACAGAGGAAGACAAGACTATAACCGGCGAGATCGCCAAGTTGATGCGCGAGATGAACTAGAGGCCCGACGCAGGTCTCGCTCCAGCCAAGATACAGTCCCCCGAAGATACTTTAGTGAGGACCCCAAGCGGGGAAGAGAGGACTATCGTAGCCAAGATAGTCGGTCCTCCTATCACCGTGACACAAACCTGCACCTGCGTGAGGTTTCTTCTAGGCCACGGGACCTGGGAAGAGACATTTCGGATAAATATTTATCCAGGGACCGCAGCCTGCAACCAACTAGATCCAGAGATAGATCAATACCAGGGAGAGAGGATTCTCCTCCACGGCAGTCAAGAATCAATCCAACTAGGGGGATTCCCCTGGAAGAAGTTCAAGCCTCTGTTCCAGTGGAAGTATTTAATGCAGCAGTGGGAGAAGTCAGGGAGGCCATGATACAATATACCCAATGCAATGATCCAACTGAGAGCGCGGCCCGCAAGGAACGCATGAGAAGAGCAGAGGAAGAAGGTGAAATGGAGGAAACAGCAGCACTTATGCTTCGGGCAACCTTGATAGCGCCTACAGATACCTTGCAAAGCCCGGAACAGCAACCCACAGCGGAAAGAGTACCAGCTGCTCTCCGGCTAGGGCCTACTGTCCAACCTTTACAAGGACCAGGCCAAGATGCATCCAAGGAAACAGGCAAGAGAAAGCCTGGACGACCTCCAGGAAGACGTACGGTGCAAGGAAGCCCAAAGTTAATCAGAGGATCGACTTCCAAAAAGAGAAAACTCACACAAGATAAACCACCTCTCACCAGAAGAAAACTTATTCCGGAAACGGATCAAAGAAACCCGCAGAAGGCAAAGTCAAAACCCTCTTCATCACGAGGCTCCCGAGGAGCCCGAGGAGCCCGAGGAGCCCGAGGAGCAAACGGAAGAGCAGAGGTGCAAACAAACTCGGAGGATCAGCCCATCTGCAATTTGATTCCGGCgtcatcaagaagaagaaagatggatTTTCAAAATCCATCTTCTCTCGTTCCTTAA
- the LOC103869978 gene encoding protein trichome birefringence-like 41 has protein sequence MGLQDNAISYGSMLVLSLLLLLPPPAKGCDMFTGQWVKDPSYPLYDPSTCPFIRREFACKKNGRPDLDYPTFRWQPQGCKLAWFNGVDFLQKNRGKKIMFVGDSLSLNQWQSLTCMLHSSVPKSPYTMTTEGTISTFTFQEYGVEIKFDRNPYLVDIVSEKIGSVMKLDSINDGKNWLGMDTLIFNTWHWWSRKSWDYIQIGSNFTKDMDRMAAFEIALGTWGKWVDSVVDTSKTRVFFQGISPSHYNGSLWGEPAAHSCAGQTEPLWGTNYPGGLPPEVGVLKRALGKITKPVTLLDITMLSLLRKDGHPSIYGIGGRTGNDCSHWCLSGVPDTWNEILYNYML, from the exons ATGGGTTTACAGGATAACGCCATTTCTTATGGCTCTATGTTAGTGTTGTCGCTGCTCctccttcttcctcctcctgcAAAGGGATGTGATATGTTCACGGGACAGTGGGTGAAGGATCCTTCCTACCCTCTCTACGATCCCTCCACGTGTCCATTTATAAGACGCGAGTTCGCTTGCAAGAAAAATGGACGGCCGGATCTCGACTACCCTACCTTCAGATGGCAACCACAGGGATGCAAATTAGCATG GTTCAATGGAGTAGATTTTTTGCAGAAAAATAGAGGGAAGAAGATAATGTTTGTAGGTGATTCTCTTAGCCTAAATCAATGGCAGTCTTTGACATGTATGCTCCACTCTTCTGTTCCCAAGTCTCCCTATACTATGACCACAGAAGGCACTATCTCAACCTTCACATTCCAG GAGTATGGAGTTGAAATAAAGTTTGATAGGAATCCGTATTTGGTAGATATAGTGAGTGAGAAGATTGGGAGCGTGATGAAGCTTGATTCGATCAACGATGGAAAGAATTGGTTAGGAATGGATACACTGATTTTCAACACTTGGCATTGGTGGAGCCGTAAATC ATGGGATTATATTCAAATAGGAAGTAACTTCACAAAAGACATGGACCGCATGGCGGCATTCGAAATCGCACTTGGAACTTGGGGCAAATGGGTCGATAGCGTGGTAGATACTAGCAAAACTAGAGTATTTTTCCAAGGAATTTCACCATCTCATTACAA TGGATCTCTATGGGGTGAACCAGCGGCACATAGTTGCGCGGGACAGACGGAACCACTTTGGGGGACAAATTATCCAGGAGGATTGCCACCAGAAGTTGGAGTTTTGAAGAGAGCACTCGGGAAAATTACCAAACCGGTGACTTTGTTAGACATTACTATGCTTTCATTGCTTCGCAAAGATGGTCACCCTTCCATTTACGGTATAGGCGGACGAACCGGCAATGATTGCAGCCACTGGTGTCTCTCTGGCGTACCAGATACTTGGAATGAGATTCTTTACAATTATATGCTTTAg